In Natronoarchaeum philippinense, a single window of DNA contains:
- a CDS encoding CinA family protein, with the protein MNANRGDGDDAAVDAAQRDAARSDGGEPIERRVGEALRDADATVALAESCTGGLIGTLLTAVPGSSDYFDRSLVTYAYDAKRQLLGVSREALDEHGAVSEPVARQMARGVRDTADTTWGIGVTGVAGPGGGTEETPVGTVYVGVAYAGPWGSESSYATVERYEFDGDREAVREAAAQQALTDLLAEIDAADAA; encoded by the coding sequence ATGAACGCGAATCGCGGCGACGGCGACGACGCCGCAGTGGACGCGGCACAACGGGACGCGGCTCGATCGGACGGCGGCGAGCCGATCGAACGACGCGTCGGCGAGGCGTTGCGCGACGCCGACGCGACGGTCGCGCTCGCGGAGTCGTGTACCGGCGGGCTGATCGGAACGCTCCTGACCGCGGTGCCGGGCTCCAGCGACTACTTCGATCGGTCGCTTGTCACCTACGCCTACGACGCCAAGCGCCAGTTGCTCGGCGTCTCCCGCGAAGCGCTCGACGAACACGGCGCTGTCAGCGAACCCGTCGCCCGACAGATGGCTCGCGGCGTCCGCGACACGGCCGACACCACGTGGGGCATCGGCGTCACCGGCGTCGCCGGACCCGGCGGCGGCACCGAGGAGACGCCCGTCGGGACGGTGTACGTCGGTGTCGCCTACGCCGGTCCGTGGGGAAGCGAGTCCTCGTACGCGACCGTCGAGCGCTACGAGTTCGACGGCGACCGTGAGGCCGTCCGCGAGGCGGCGGCGCAGCAGGCGCTCACAGATTTGCTCGCCGAGATTGACGCGGCCGACGCTGCCTGA